A single window of Sparus aurata chromosome 12, fSpaAur1.1, whole genome shotgun sequence DNA harbors:
- the LOC115593368 gene encoding proteinase-activated receptor 3: protein MGKLFLFLLIFVLCLTGTLQKKGKNKNKSHRNRTEVHIPEPRTFKGVPDIRTDPSPGVNGTQAPVPSQSPPALKSLSNSTVGFLRGALSTRVIPIIYMLSVVVGIPANVAILCLLATKIRKVSSAILYCSLAVSDLLLLLSLLFKAHYHLHGNHWVLGETACRLVTACFYGNLYCSAQTLACISIKRYLAVVHPFMYKTLPKRTCTAWVSVAVWGVFGAAVVPELLVQQSYRLPQVDLITCHDVLPLDYDSHAFLLYYYLFLTIFGLVAPLALTVACYVRIVCELNRSNLDWAMYIKASSLVFVIFLLCFTPAGVLHFLHHLQLSVNGTETLYVHFKVAVCLCCVHACLDPFLFLIMSKSAGSRLYFRPFKGKTLSVSF from the exons atggggaaacttttcctctttctcctcattTTTGTTCTCTGTCTGACTGGAACGCTtcagaagaaag gtaaaaataaaaataaatctcacAGGAACCGCACCGAGGTCCACATTCCTGAGCCCAGAACATTTAAAGGGGTGCCAGACATCAGGACCGATCCATCTCCCGGTGTGAATGGGACGCAGGCTCCCGTTCCATCTCAGTCGCCTCCGGCGCTGAAGTCACTGAGCAACAGCACGGTGGGGTTCCTCCGCGGCGCTCTGAGCACTCGGGTCATCCCCATCATTTATATGCTGTCCGTGGTTGTTGGGATTCCCGCCAACGTCGCCATCTTGTGCCTGCTGGCCACAAAGATCAGGAAGGTGTCCTCTGCCATCCTGTACTGCAGCCTGGCCGTCTccgacctcctcctcctcctctccctcctcttcaagGCTCACTACCATCTCCATGGAAACCACTGGGTGCTCGGGGAGACCGCCTGCCGACTGGTCACGGCCTGTTTCTATGGCAACCTGTACTGCTCGGCCCAGACGCTGGCCTGCATCAGCATCAAGCGCTACCTGGCCGTGGTGCACCCGTTCATGTACAAGACTCTCCCCAAGAGGACGTGCACGGCGTGGGTCAGCGTGGCCGTGTGGGGGGTGTTCGGCGCCGCCGTGGTCCCCGAGCTCCTCGTGCAGCAGAGCTATCGGCTCCCTCAGGTGGACCTCATCACCTGCCATGACGTGCTGCCTCTGGACTACGACTCCCACGCCTTCCTGCTCTACTACTACCTGTTCCTGACCATCTTCGGCCTGGTAGCGCCGCTGGCGCTCACGGTCGCGTGCTACGTCCGAATCGTCTGCGAGCTCAACCGATCGAACTTGGACTGGGCGATGTACATCAAGGCCAGCTCTCTGGTGTTCGTCATCTTCCTGCTGTGTTTCACTCCCGCCGGAGTCCTGCACTTcctccatcacctgcagctgtcCGTGAACGGGACGGAGACTTTGTACGTGCACTTTAAAGTGgcggtgtgtttgtgctgcGTCCACGCCTGTCTGGaccccttcctcttcctcatcatgTCCAAGTCTGCAGGCTCCAGGCTTTACTTCAGGCCCTTCAAAGGCAAAACCCTCAGCGTATCGTTTTAA
- the LOC115592377 gene encoding proteinase-activated receptor 1-like, which translates to MFPSVCPKALLVVLMCLCAAAAGNDSANKSGRTFPIRYKTVTDEPFSPGDIYGEEDDLFKPNNSTAGRQPNATTSRKQIISEDVLLILTGPVSTVLIPSFYSLVLISVPINFCALLAFARRIRPKNPAVIYMMNLACADLIFGILLPFKISYHFRGNDWVFGPFMCRVVTAAFYWNMYCSVLLIACISVDRLLGVVYPIDSLSWRTPHNSIIACVTMWILSFAGSVPLVLSEQTHHITELNITTCHDVQVIDDLIWKYRIYFVTLCCALFFLPLLVTVVSYARVIWCLSRVPAGVPGRCRRRARAVVMSVTVLVMFVLCFAPTNCLLLAHYLQFHEGMKENQQQDANSSYVAYLVFLCLGSLNCLLDPLVYYFGSSQCQKQLSSFLRCENIRASKSISHSPPDSCKSSSRAILKSRRTESSRINTSDSLEKSLNSQYKKLLV; encoded by the exons ATGTTTCCTTCAGTTTGTCCTAAAGCTCTGCTGGTGGtcctgatgtgtttgtgtgctgctgctgctggaaatg ACAGTGCAAATAAATCCGGGAGGACCTTTCCCATTCGTTACAAAACAGTCACAGATGAACCCTTCAGCCCGGGTGATATTTATGGAGAGGAGGATGATTTGTTCAAACCGAATAATTCTACTGCTGGTCGGCAGCCTAACGCAACCACATCAAGAAAGCAGATCATCTCGGAGGATGTGCTGCTGATCCTGACGGGCCCCGTGTCCACCGTCCTCATCCCGTCCTTCTACTCGCTGGTCCTCATCAGTGTGCCGATCAACTTCTGCGCCTTGCTGGCCTTCGCTCGGAGGATCCGGCCCAAGAACCCGGCAGTGATCTACATGATGAATCTGGCCTGTGCTGACCTGATCTTTGGCATCCTGCTCCCCTTCAAGATCTCCTACCACTTCAGAGGCAACGACTGGGTATTCGGACCGTTCATGTGCCGTGTGGTCACCGCAGCCTTCTACTGGAACATGTACTGCTCGGTCCTCCTCATAGCTTGCATCAGTGTGGACCGGCTCCTCGGTGTGGTCTACCCCATCGACTCCCTGTCCTGGAGGACACCACACAACTCCATCATCGCCTGTGTGACCATGTGGATTCTGTCCTTTGCTGGTTCGGTGCCCCTCGTCCTCTCCGAACAGACTCATCACATCACTGAACTGAACATCACCACCTGTCATGACGTCCAGGTCATAGACGATCTGATCTGGAAGTACAGGATCTACTTCGTCACCCTCTGCTGCGCCCTCTTCTTCCTGCCGCTACTCGTCACGGTGGTGTCCTACGCTCGGGTGATCTGGTGCCTGAGCAGGGTCCCCGCCGGGGTCCCAGGACGCTGCCGCAGGAGAGCGAGAGCGGTGGTGATGTCTGTAACAGTGCTGGTGATGTTTGTGCTGTGTTTCGCACCCACAAACTGTCTGCTGCTCGCCCACTACCTGCAGTTCCACGAGGGAATGAAGGAGAACCAGCAGCAGGATGCCAACAGCTCCTATGTAGCCTACCTGGTGTTCCTGTGTCTGGGAAGTCTGAACTGCCTCCTGGATCCTCTGGTCTACTACTTTGGATCATCCCAGTGTCAGAAACAACTGTCCAGCTTCCTGAGGTGTGAGAACATCAGGGCGAGTAAGAGCATCAGTCATTCACCACCTGATTCATGCAAGTCCAGCAGCAGAGCGATCCTGAAGTCCAGACGCACAGAAAGCTCCAGAATAAACACGTCAGACTCTTTAGAGAAGAGCCTGAACAGCCAGTACAAGAAACTGCTGGTGTGA